In one Choloepus didactylus isolate mChoDid1 chromosome 1, mChoDid1.pri, whole genome shotgun sequence genomic region, the following are encoded:
- the LOC119532506 gene encoding PEST proteolytic signal-containing nuclear protein isoform X1 has product MADGKAGEERPEKPQGAGTVGGPEEEAEKPVKTKTVSSSNGGESSSRSAEKRSAEEEAGDLPTKPTKISKFGFAIGSQMTKKASAISIKLGSSKPKETVATLAPKTLSVAAAFNEDEDSEPEEMPPEAKMRMKNIGRDTPTSAGPNSFNKGKHGFSDNQKLWERNIKSHLGNVHDQDN; this is encoded by the exons ATGGCGGACGGGAAGGCGGGAGAGGAGAGGCCTGAGAAGCCGCAGGGAGCTGGAACCGTCGGAG GACCTgaagaagaagcagaaaaaccTGTGAAAACTAAGACTGTTTCTTCCAGTAATGGAGGGGAAAGTTCCAGTCGCAGCGCTGAGAAAcgatcagctgaagaagaagcTGGCGACCTCCCAACAAAGCCTACAAAGATCTCCAAGTTTGGATTTGCCATAGGTAGTCAGATGACAAAGAAAGCATCAGCCATATCCATCAAACTTGGATCAAGT AAGCCTAAAGAAACTGTTGCAACTCTTGCTCCAAAAACCCTTTCAGTAGCAGCAGCTTTTAATGAAGATGAAGAT agTGAGCCAGAGGAAATGCCTCCAGAAGCAAAGATGAGGATGAAGAATATTGGAAG GGATACACCAACATCAGCAGGACCAAATTCCTTCAACAAAGGAAAGCATGGGTTTTCTGATAACCAGAAGCTATGGGAGCGAAATATAAAATCTCACCTTGGAAATGTCCATGACCAAGACAATTAA
- the LOC119532506 gene encoding PEST proteolytic signal-containing nuclear protein isoform X2 gives MLFEVAAPINLLSKNSSSCNGGESSSRSAEKRSAEEEAGDLPTKPTKISKFGFAIGSQMTKKASAISIKLGSSKPKETVATLAPKTLSVAAAFNEDEDSEPEEMPPEAKMRMKNIGRDTPTSAGPNSFNKGKHGFSDNQKLWERNIKSHLGNVHDQDN, from the exons ATGCTTTTTGAGGTTGCTGCTCCCATCAATCTGCTCAGTAAAAATAGCTCATCTTG TAATGGAGGGGAAAGTTCCAGTCGCAGCGCTGAGAAAcgatcagctgaagaagaagcTGGCGACCTCCCAACAAAGCCTACAAAGATCTCCAAGTTTGGATTTGCCATAGGTAGTCAGATGACAAAGAAAGCATCAGCCATATCCATCAAACTTGGATCAAGT AAGCCTAAAGAAACTGTTGCAACTCTTGCTCCAAAAACCCTTTCAGTAGCAGCAGCTTTTAATGAAGATGAAGAT agTGAGCCAGAGGAAATGCCTCCAGAAGCAAAGATGAGGATGAAGAATATTGGAAG GGATACACCAACATCAGCAGGACCAAATTCCTTCAACAAAGGAAAGCATGGGTTTTCTGATAACCAGAAGCTATGGGAGCGAAATATAAAATCTCACCTTGGAAATGTCCATGACCAAGACAATTAA